Below is a window of Rodentibacter sp. JRC1 DNA.
ACTTTTGGGTACCCGTTGAAGGCAAGGATGTAAATGAAGGGGAAATGTTGTCTTTGGGTATCCGACCGGAGCATGTTATCCCTGTTTCACAAACAAAAGTTCGATTACATGGCATTGTTCAAGTTGTTGAATTATTAGGTCACGAAACGCAAATACACGTTGAAATACCGGAAATTCATCATCCTGTGTTTGTTTACCGCCAAAATGACATCGTCTTAGTTAATGAAGGGGATGAAATTGAAATTGGTATTGCGCCGGAACGCTGCCATTTATTTAAAGAGGACGGTACGGCTTGCAAACGTCTCTTTAAAGAAATAGGGGTATAAGATTTTATACGAATAAATAATGATGCTTTCCTTGACGACTATTTATCCTAAATTAACCAATAACAAAGAGAGATTGATTATGAATAATAAAAAAACACTACTAGCAACAGCCATTACCGGCATATCAATGGTTACATCCGCAAGTGCGGTTGATTTTCACGGTTATGCCCGTTCCGGCATCGGCTGGACATCAGGTGGAGGTGAACAAACCGCATTTACCGTTAATGGCGGTGGTTCCAAATATCGTTTAGGTAATGAAGCCGAAACCTACGCGGAATTTAAACTGGGACAAGAACTCTACAAAGAAGGGAATAAATCTTTCTATTTAGACTCTAACGTTGCCTATAGTGTCAATCAACAAGGCGATTGGGAGGATACAAGCCCTGCATTACGTGAAATCAACGTCCAATTTAAAAATTTCTCTGAATATTTCCCTAATGCCACATTATGGGCCGGTAAACGTTTCTACCAACGTCACGATGTACATATGAATGACTTCTACTACTGGGATATTTCCGGTCCGGGGGCAGGTGTTGAAAATATTGATTTAGGCTTTGGTAAATTATCCGTTGCCATCACTCGTAACACTGAACGCGATGGTGCTTACGGATGGGATTATAACCCTTTAACCAAAAAATGGGATTCTAGTCGGAAAAAAAATCAAAATGTTTATAACGATGTCTTTGATATTCGTTTAGCAGATTTAAAAGTAAGTAAAAACGGTCGTTTAGAAATAGGTTTCGATTACGGTAATTCCCATACCAAGAACCACGCGTCTCGTGAACAAGGAGCAAGCAAAAATGGTTATATGGTTACCTTAGAACATACCCAAGGCGAATTCTTTGGAGGTTTCAACAAATTTACCGCACAATACGCAACGGATTCAATGACATCTTGGAATAGCGGACATTCTCAGGGCGGCTTAGTCGATAATAAAGGCCATATGATTCGATTAATTAACCAAGGTGTTGTTGCCGCTAGCGATAAGATCGAATTGATGTATGCACTGATTTATGAAAAAACCGACCTAGATAACAAGAAAGGAAAAACTTGGTATTCGGCAGGGATACGCCCAATGTATAAATGGACGGATACGATGAGCTCATTA
It encodes the following:
- a CDS encoding maltoporin translates to MNNKKTLLATAITGISMVTSASAVDFHGYARSGIGWTSGGGEQTAFTVNGGGSKYRLGNEAETYAEFKLGQELYKEGNKSFYLDSNVAYSVNQQGDWEDTSPALREINVQFKNFSEYFPNATLWAGKRFYQRHDVHMNDFYYWDISGPGAGVENIDLGFGKLSVAITRNTERDGAYGWDYNPLTKKWDSSRKKNQNVYNDVFDIRLADLKVSKNGRLEIGFDYGNSHTKNHASREQGASKNGYMVTLEHTQGEFFGGFNKFTAQYATDSMTSWNSGHSQGGLVDNKGHMIRLINQGVVAASDKIELMYALIYEKTDLDNKKGKTWYSAGIRPMYKWTDTMSSLIEVGYDRIKNQATGQKNDLTKVTLAQQWQAGSSIWARPAIRLFGTYAHWNDKFNTDVRTAAGYKAKDSEFIAGVQFEAWW